A genomic stretch from Canis lupus familiaris isolate Mischka breed German Shepherd chromosome 17, alternate assembly UU_Cfam_GSD_1.0, whole genome shotgun sequence includes:
- the SF3B4 gene encoding splicing factor 3B subunit 4, with product MAAGPISERNQDATVYVGGLDEKVSEPLLWELFLQAGPVVNTHMPKDRVTGQHQGYGFVEFLSEEDADYAIKIMNMIKLYGKPIRVNKASAHNKNLDVGANIFIGNLDPEIDEKLLYDTFSAFGVILQTPKIMRDPDTGNSKGYAFINFASFDASDAAIEAMNGQYLCNRPITVSYAFKKDSKGERHGSAAERLLAAQNPLSQADRPHQLFADAPPPPSAPNPVVSSLGSGLPPPGMPPPGSFPPPVPPPGALPPGIPPAMPPPPMPPGAGGHGPPSAGTPGAGHPGHGHSHPHPFPPSGMPHPGMSQMQLAHHGPHGLGHPHAGPPGSGGQPPPRPPPGMPHPGPPPMGLPPRGPPFGSPMGHPGPMPPHGMRGPPPLMPPHGYTGPPRPPPYGYQRGPLPPPRPTPRPPVPPRGPLRGPLPQ from the exons ATGGCGGCCGGCCCGATCTCCGAGCGGAACCAGG ATGCCACTGTCTACGTCGGGGGACTGGATGAGAAGGTTAGCGAACCCCTGCTGTGGGAGCTTTTTCTCCAGGCAGGGCCAGTAGTCAACACCCACATGCCAAAGGATAGAGTCACAGGTCAGCACCAAG GCTATGGCTTTGTGGAATTCCTGAGTGAGGAAGATGCTGACTATGCCATTAAGATCATGAACATGATCAAACTATATGGGAAGCCAATACGAGTGAACAAGGCATCGGCTCACAACAAGAACCTGGACGTGGGGGCCAACATTTTCATTGGCAATCTGGACCCAGAAATTGATGAGAAGCTGCTTTATGATACTTTCAGCGCCTTCGGGGTCATCTTACAAACCCCTAAGATTATGCGGGACCCTGATACAGGCAACTCCAAAGGTTATGCCTTTATTAATTTTGCTTCATTTGACGCTTCGGATGCAGCTATTGAGGCCATGAATGGGCAGTATCTCTGTAATCGCCCCATTACTGTGTCCTATGCCTTCAAGAAGGACTCGAAAGGGGAGCGCCACGGCTCAGCAGCTGAACGACTTCTAGCAGCCCAGAACCCACTCTCCCAGGCTGACCGCCCTCATCAGCTGTTTGCAGATGCACCCCCTCCGCCTTCAGCCCCCAATCCTGTCGTATCATCATTGGGGTCTGGGCTCCCGCCACCAG GCATGCCTCCTCCTGGGTCCTTCCCACCCCCGGTGCCGCCTCCTGGAGCCCTTCCACCCGGGATACCCCCAGCCATGCCCCCGCCACCTATGCCTCCCGGTGCTGGAGGACACGGTCCACCATCAGCAGGAACCCCAGGGGCTGGACATCCTGGACATGGACACTCGCATCCTCACCCATTCCCACCAAGTGGGATGCCCCATCCAG GGATGTCTCAGATGCAGCTGGCCCACCATGGCCCTCATGGCCTAGGACACCCACATGCTGGGCCCCCAGGCTCTGGGGGGCAGCCACCACCCCGACCACCACCTGGAATGCCTCATCCTGGACCTCCTCCAATGGGCTTGCCCCCTCGAGGGCCTCCGTTTGGATCTCCCATGG GTCACCCAGGTCCCATGCCTCCACATGGGATGCGTGGACCTCCTCCACTAATGCCTCCTCATGGATACACTGGGCCTCCACGACCCCCACCCTACGGCTACCAGCGGGGgcccctgcctccacccagaCCCACCCCCCGGCCTCCAGTTCCCCCGCGTGGCCCACTCCGAGGCCCTCTTCCTCAATAA
- the MTMR11 gene encoding myotubularin-related protein 11 isoform X2 produces MWWGGRGQSFNIAPQKVEPDLGLSGPKSVQRTGMLEPRSCQLSSHLASGCLPGEQILAWAPGVRKGLEPELPGTLICTNVRVTFQPCGWQRSQETPLSSEYDFALVNIGRLEAVNGLSRVQLLRPGSPLKFIPEEILIHGRDFRLLRVAFEAGGLEPQAFQVTMAIVQARARSSQAQQYAGIPLSKAGQSSGSRKPPIPLLETSEDWETERKKQGAKSWRVSTVNERFDVATSLPRYFWVPKRTLDSEVRRAFGHFHQGRGPRLSWHHRGGSDLLRCGGFYTASDPNKEDIRAVESMLQAGHSDVVLVDTVDELPTLADVQLAHLKLRALCLPDSSAAEEKWLSALEGTRWLDYVRSCLRKASDISVLVTSRVRSIVLQERGDRDFNGLLSSLVQLLSVPEARTLLGFQSLVQREWVAAGHPFLTRLGVTGASEEAPVFLLFVDCVWQLLQQFPAEFEFSEFFLLALHDSARVPDTLTFLRDTPWERGKQSGQFNSYTQIYTPGYSQTPAGNSANPQLSVWDWDLRYSSEQILQFHNPGYDPEHCPDSLLPRQQPSFMVPGPPNSVWLFSRGALTPLNQLCPWRDSPSLLAVSSRWLPRPAISSESLADQEWGLPSHWGACPLPPGLLLPGYLGPQIKLWRRCYLRGRPEFQGNSIPLDTQPISCEMRDAVHQFKGDGLQNSFSPPLAA; encoded by the exons ATGTGGTGGGGGGGTCGGGGCCAGAGTTTCAACATCGCCCCCCAGAAGGTGGAGCCAGACCTGGGG CTCTCTGGACCAAAGTCCGTCCAGAGGACTGGGATGCTGGAGCCCAGGAGTTGTCAGCTTAGCAGTCACCTGGCTTCGGGATGCCTCCCAG GGGAGCAGATCCTAGCATGGGCCCCAGGAGTGAGGAAGGGACTGGAACCTGAATTGCCTGGAACCTTGATCTGCACCAACGTGAGGGTCACCTTCCAGCCTTGTGGATGGCAGCGGAGTCAG GAGACTCCCCTGAGCAGTGAATATGATTTTGCCCTGGTCAACATTGGGCGATTAGAAGCTG TGAATGGCCTGTCCAGAGTCCAGCTCCTCCGTCCAGGGTCCCCACTTAAATTTATCCCTGAGGAGATCCTCATTCATGGCCGAGACTTCCGGCTGCTCAGAGTTGCTTTTGAGGCTGGAGGACTAGAACCACAGGCCTTTCAG GTGACCATGGCCATTGTCCAAGCCAGAGCTCGGAGCAGTCAAGCCCAACAGTATGCAGGGATACCCCTGAGCAAGGCTG GCCAGAGTTCAGGGTCCAGAAAACCACCTATTCCCCTCTTGGAGACCTCAGAAGACTGGGAGACTGAGCGGAAAAAGCAGGGGGCCAAGAGCTGGAGGGTCAGCACTGTCAACGAGAGGTTCGATGTAGCTACCAG CCTTCCTCGTTACTTCTGGGTCCCTAAGCGAACTCTGGACAGTGAGGTCAGGAGAGCATTTGGCCACTTCCATCAGGGCCGTGGACCG CGCCTGTCTTGGCATCACCGTGGGGGCAGTGATCTTCTCCGCTGTGGTGGCTTCTATACAGCCAGTGACCCTAACAAGGAGGATATCAG AGCAGTGGAGTCAATGCTCCAGGCTGGGCATTCAGATGTTGTCCTGGTGGACACTGTGGATGAGTTGCCTACTCTTGCAGATGTCCAGCTTGCCCACTTGAAGCTGAGGGCCCTCTGCCTGCCTG ATTCATCTGCAGCTGAGGAGAAATGGCTCTCAGCCCTGGAAGGAACACGATGGTTGGATTACGTCAG GTCTTGTCTTCGAAAGGCCAGTGACATCTCAGTCTTAGTGACATCCAGGGTTCGCTCTATAGTACTACAAG AGCGCGGTGATCGTGATTTCAATGGCCTCCTCTCTTCACTCGTCCAGCTGCTTTCAGTCCCTGAAGCCCGAACACTGCTTGGCTTCCAATCACTAGTACAGCGAGAGTGGGTGGCAGCTGGACATCCCTTCCTGACCCGGCTTGGGGTAACTGGAGCCAGTGAAGAG GCTCCAGTGTTTCTCCTCTTCGTTGATTGCGTCTGGCAGCTCCTCCAGCAGTTTCCAGCTGAGTTTGAATTCTCAGAATTTTTCCTTCTTGCTCTTCATGACAGTGCCAGGGTTCCTGACACTCTCACGTTTTTGAGAGATACTCCTTGGGAGCGTGGAAAACAGAGTGGACAG TTCAACTCCTATACACAGATCTATACCCCAGGGTATTCCCAAACTCCTGCTGGGAACTCTGCTAACCCACAGCTGTCTGTCTGGGACTGGGATTTACGCTATAGCAGTGAACAGATCCTACAATTCCATAATCCTGGCTATGACCCGGAACACTGCCCGGATTCCTTGCTCCCTAGGCAGCAG ccAAGCTTCATGGTTCCTGGACCCCCAAATTCTGTGTGGCTCTTCTCCAGAGGGGCCCTGACCCCACTGAATCAGCTCTGTCCTTGGCGGGACAGCCCCTCCCTGCTGGCAGTCTCTTCTCGTTGGCTCCCTAGACCTGCTATCTCCTCTGAAAGCCTGGCTGATCAGGAGTGGGGGCTCCCCTCACATTGGGGAGCTTGCCCTTTACCCCCGGGATTGCTGCTGCCTGGATATCTGGGACCCCAGATCAAGCTGTGGAGACGCTGCTACCTGAGGGGAAGGCCTGAGTTCCAG GGCAATTCCATCCCTCTGGATACCCAGCCGATAAGCTGTGAGATGAGAGATGCTGTTCATCAGTTCAAAGGAGATGGCCTACAGAACTCATTCTCACCTCCTCTTGCTGCTTAA
- the MTMR11 gene encoding myotubularin-related protein 11 isoform X1, with amino-acid sequence MWWGGRGQSFNIAPQKVEPDLGLSGPKSVQRTGMLEPRSCQLSSHLASGCLPGEQILAWAPGVRKGLEPELPGTLICTNVRVTFQPCGWQRSQETPLSSEYDFALVNIGRLEAVNGLSRVQLLRPGSPLKFIPEEILIHGRDFRLLRVAFEAGGLEPQAFQVTMAIVQARARSSQAQQYAGIPLSKAGQSSGSRKPPIPLLETSEDWETERKKQGAKSWRVSTVNERFDVATSLPRYFWVPKRTLDSEVRRAFGHFHQGRGPRLSWHHRGGSDLLRCGGFYTASDPNKEDIRAVESMLQAGHSDVVLVDTVDELPTLADVQLAHLKLRALCLPDSSAAEEKWLSALEGTRWLDYVRSCLRKASDISVLVTSRVRSIVLQERGDRDFNGLLSSLVQLLSVPEARTLLGFQSLVQREWVAAGHPFLTRLGVTGASEEAPVFLLFVDCVWQLLQQFPAEFEFSEFFLLALHDSARVPDTLTFLRDTPWERGKQSGQFNSYTQIYTPGYSQTPAGNSANPQLSVWDWDLRYSSEQILQFHNPGYDPEHCPDSLLPRQQPSFMVPGPPNSVWLFSRGALTPLNQLCPWRDSPSLLAVSSRWLPRPAISSESLADQEWGLPSHWGACPLPPGLLLPGYLGPQIKLWRRCYLRGRPEFQKGLSAPTISGLQDELSHLQELLRKWTPRVSPEDHSKKRDPNTILSQSR; translated from the exons ATGTGGTGGGGGGGTCGGGGCCAGAGTTTCAACATCGCCCCCCAGAAGGTGGAGCCAGACCTGGGG CTCTCTGGACCAAAGTCCGTCCAGAGGACTGGGATGCTGGAGCCCAGGAGTTGTCAGCTTAGCAGTCACCTGGCTTCGGGATGCCTCCCAG GGGAGCAGATCCTAGCATGGGCCCCAGGAGTGAGGAAGGGACTGGAACCTGAATTGCCTGGAACCTTGATCTGCACCAACGTGAGGGTCACCTTCCAGCCTTGTGGATGGCAGCGGAGTCAG GAGACTCCCCTGAGCAGTGAATATGATTTTGCCCTGGTCAACATTGGGCGATTAGAAGCTG TGAATGGCCTGTCCAGAGTCCAGCTCCTCCGTCCAGGGTCCCCACTTAAATTTATCCCTGAGGAGATCCTCATTCATGGCCGAGACTTCCGGCTGCTCAGAGTTGCTTTTGAGGCTGGAGGACTAGAACCACAGGCCTTTCAG GTGACCATGGCCATTGTCCAAGCCAGAGCTCGGAGCAGTCAAGCCCAACAGTATGCAGGGATACCCCTGAGCAAGGCTG GCCAGAGTTCAGGGTCCAGAAAACCACCTATTCCCCTCTTGGAGACCTCAGAAGACTGGGAGACTGAGCGGAAAAAGCAGGGGGCCAAGAGCTGGAGGGTCAGCACTGTCAACGAGAGGTTCGATGTAGCTACCAG CCTTCCTCGTTACTTCTGGGTCCCTAAGCGAACTCTGGACAGTGAGGTCAGGAGAGCATTTGGCCACTTCCATCAGGGCCGTGGACCG CGCCTGTCTTGGCATCACCGTGGGGGCAGTGATCTTCTCCGCTGTGGTGGCTTCTATACAGCCAGTGACCCTAACAAGGAGGATATCAG AGCAGTGGAGTCAATGCTCCAGGCTGGGCATTCAGATGTTGTCCTGGTGGACACTGTGGATGAGTTGCCTACTCTTGCAGATGTCCAGCTTGCCCACTTGAAGCTGAGGGCCCTCTGCCTGCCTG ATTCATCTGCAGCTGAGGAGAAATGGCTCTCAGCCCTGGAAGGAACACGATGGTTGGATTACGTCAG GTCTTGTCTTCGAAAGGCCAGTGACATCTCAGTCTTAGTGACATCCAGGGTTCGCTCTATAGTACTACAAG AGCGCGGTGATCGTGATTTCAATGGCCTCCTCTCTTCACTCGTCCAGCTGCTTTCAGTCCCTGAAGCCCGAACACTGCTTGGCTTCCAATCACTAGTACAGCGAGAGTGGGTGGCAGCTGGACATCCCTTCCTGACCCGGCTTGGGGTAACTGGAGCCAGTGAAGAG GCTCCAGTGTTTCTCCTCTTCGTTGATTGCGTCTGGCAGCTCCTCCAGCAGTTTCCAGCTGAGTTTGAATTCTCAGAATTTTTCCTTCTTGCTCTTCATGACAGTGCCAGGGTTCCTGACACTCTCACGTTTTTGAGAGATACTCCTTGGGAGCGTGGAAAACAGAGTGGACAG TTCAACTCCTATACACAGATCTATACCCCAGGGTATTCCCAAACTCCTGCTGGGAACTCTGCTAACCCACAGCTGTCTGTCTGGGACTGGGATTTACGCTATAGCAGTGAACAGATCCTACAATTCCATAATCCTGGCTATGACCCGGAACACTGCCCGGATTCCTTGCTCCCTAGGCAGCAG ccAAGCTTCATGGTTCCTGGACCCCCAAATTCTGTGTGGCTCTTCTCCAGAGGGGCCCTGACCCCACTGAATCAGCTCTGTCCTTGGCGGGACAGCCCCTCCCTGCTGGCAGTCTCTTCTCGTTGGCTCCCTAGACCTGCTATCTCCTCTGAAAGCCTGGCTGATCAGGAGTGGGGGCTCCCCTCACATTGGGGAGCTTGCCCTTTACCCCCGGGATTGCTGCTGCCTGGATATCTGGGACCCCAGATCAAGCTGTGGAGACGCTGCTACCTGAGGGGAAGGCCTGAGTTCCAG AAAGGCCTCTCAGCTCCCACAATCTCTGGCCTCCAGGATGAGCTATCCCATCTTCAGGAGCTTTTAAGGAAATGGACACCAAGAGTATCTCCTGAGGATCACTCCAAGAAAAGAGATCCAAATACCATTCTTTCCCAGTCCCGTTGA
- the MTMR11 gene encoding myotubularin-related protein 11 isoform X3 — protein sequence MWWGGRGQSFNIAPQKVEPDLGLSGPKSVQRTGMLEPRSCQLSSHLASGCLPGEQILAWAPGVRKGLEPELPGTLICTNVRVTFQPCGWQRSQETPLSSEYDFALVNIGRLEAVNGLSRVQLLRPGSPLKFIPEEILIHGRDFRLLRVAFEAGGLEPQAFQVTMAIVQARARSSQAQQYAGIPLSKAGQSSGSRKPPIPLLETSEDWETERKKQGAKSWRVSTVNERFDVATSLPRYFWVPKRTLDSEVRRAFGHFHQGRGPRLSWHHRGGSDLLRCGGFYTASDPNKEDIRAVESMLQAGHSDVVLVDTVDELPTLADVQLAHLKLRALCLPDSSAAEEKWLSALEGTRWLDYVRSCLRKASDISVLVTSRVRSIVLQERGDRDFNGLLSSLVQLLSVPEARTLLGFQSLVQREWVAAGHPFLTRLGVTGASEEAPVFLLFVDCVWQLLQQFPAEFEFSEFFLLALHDSARVPDTLTFLRDTPWERGKQSGQFNSYTQIYTPGYSQTPAGNSANPQLSVWDWDLRYSSEQILQFHNPGYDPEHCPDSLLPRQQPSFMVPGPPNSVWLFSRGALTPLNQLCPWRDSPSLLAVSSRWLPRPAISSESLADQEWGLPSHWGACPLPPGLLLPGYLGPQIKLWRRCYLRGRPEFQASQLPQSLASRMSYPIFRSF from the exons ATGTGGTGGGGGGGTCGGGGCCAGAGTTTCAACATCGCCCCCCAGAAGGTGGAGCCAGACCTGGGG CTCTCTGGACCAAAGTCCGTCCAGAGGACTGGGATGCTGGAGCCCAGGAGTTGTCAGCTTAGCAGTCACCTGGCTTCGGGATGCCTCCCAG GGGAGCAGATCCTAGCATGGGCCCCAGGAGTGAGGAAGGGACTGGAACCTGAATTGCCTGGAACCTTGATCTGCACCAACGTGAGGGTCACCTTCCAGCCTTGTGGATGGCAGCGGAGTCAG GAGACTCCCCTGAGCAGTGAATATGATTTTGCCCTGGTCAACATTGGGCGATTAGAAGCTG TGAATGGCCTGTCCAGAGTCCAGCTCCTCCGTCCAGGGTCCCCACTTAAATTTATCCCTGAGGAGATCCTCATTCATGGCCGAGACTTCCGGCTGCTCAGAGTTGCTTTTGAGGCTGGAGGACTAGAACCACAGGCCTTTCAG GTGACCATGGCCATTGTCCAAGCCAGAGCTCGGAGCAGTCAAGCCCAACAGTATGCAGGGATACCCCTGAGCAAGGCTG GCCAGAGTTCAGGGTCCAGAAAACCACCTATTCCCCTCTTGGAGACCTCAGAAGACTGGGAGACTGAGCGGAAAAAGCAGGGGGCCAAGAGCTGGAGGGTCAGCACTGTCAACGAGAGGTTCGATGTAGCTACCAG CCTTCCTCGTTACTTCTGGGTCCCTAAGCGAACTCTGGACAGTGAGGTCAGGAGAGCATTTGGCCACTTCCATCAGGGCCGTGGACCG CGCCTGTCTTGGCATCACCGTGGGGGCAGTGATCTTCTCCGCTGTGGTGGCTTCTATACAGCCAGTGACCCTAACAAGGAGGATATCAG AGCAGTGGAGTCAATGCTCCAGGCTGGGCATTCAGATGTTGTCCTGGTGGACACTGTGGATGAGTTGCCTACTCTTGCAGATGTCCAGCTTGCCCACTTGAAGCTGAGGGCCCTCTGCCTGCCTG ATTCATCTGCAGCTGAGGAGAAATGGCTCTCAGCCCTGGAAGGAACACGATGGTTGGATTACGTCAG GTCTTGTCTTCGAAAGGCCAGTGACATCTCAGTCTTAGTGACATCCAGGGTTCGCTCTATAGTACTACAAG AGCGCGGTGATCGTGATTTCAATGGCCTCCTCTCTTCACTCGTCCAGCTGCTTTCAGTCCCTGAAGCCCGAACACTGCTTGGCTTCCAATCACTAGTACAGCGAGAGTGGGTGGCAGCTGGACATCCCTTCCTGACCCGGCTTGGGGTAACTGGAGCCAGTGAAGAG GCTCCAGTGTTTCTCCTCTTCGTTGATTGCGTCTGGCAGCTCCTCCAGCAGTTTCCAGCTGAGTTTGAATTCTCAGAATTTTTCCTTCTTGCTCTTCATGACAGTGCCAGGGTTCCTGACACTCTCACGTTTTTGAGAGATACTCCTTGGGAGCGTGGAAAACAGAGTGGACAG TTCAACTCCTATACACAGATCTATACCCCAGGGTATTCCCAAACTCCTGCTGGGAACTCTGCTAACCCACAGCTGTCTGTCTGGGACTGGGATTTACGCTATAGCAGTGAACAGATCCTACAATTCCATAATCCTGGCTATGACCCGGAACACTGCCCGGATTCCTTGCTCCCTAGGCAGCAG ccAAGCTTCATGGTTCCTGGACCCCCAAATTCTGTGTGGCTCTTCTCCAGAGGGGCCCTGACCCCACTGAATCAGCTCTGTCCTTGGCGGGACAGCCCCTCCCTGCTGGCAGTCTCTTCTCGTTGGCTCCCTAGACCTGCTATCTCCTCTGAAAGCCTGGCTGATCAGGAGTGGGGGCTCCCCTCACATTGGGGAGCTTGCCCTTTACCCCCGGGATTGCTGCTGCCTGGATATCTGGGACCCCAGATCAAGCTGTGGAGACGCTGCTACCTGAGGGGAAGGCCTGAGTTCCAG GCCTCTCAGCTCCCACAATCTCTGGCCTCCAGGATGAGCTATCCCATCTTCAGGAGCTTTTAA
- the OTUD7B gene encoding OTU domain-containing protein 7B isoform X3, with protein MLGTCPHPLVKGVVAPGPLKKGFQIESLPVLPDPRCSGRMMSFKLPDLTVYNEDFRSFIERDLIEQSMLVALEQAGRLNWWVSVDPTCQRLLPLATTGDGNCLLHAASLGMWGFHDRDLMLRKALYALMEKGAEKEALKRRWRWQQTQQNKESGLVYTEDEWQKEWNELIKLASSEPRMHLGTNGANCGGVESPEEPVYESLEEFHVFVLAHVLRRPIVVVADTMLRDSGGEAFAPIPFGGIYLPLEVPASQCHRSPLVLAYDQAHFSALVSMEQKENAKEQAVIPLTDSEHKLLPLHFAVDPGKGWEWGKDDNDNVRLASVILSLEVKLHLLHGYMNVKWIPVSTDAQAPLAQPESPTASAGDEPRSTPESGESDKESVGSSSTSNEGSKRKEKSKRGREKDKKRADSVANKLGSFGKTLGSKLKKNMGGLMHSKGSKPGAAGAGSGLSSGTETLDKKKKNSLKSWKGSKEEAAGDGPVSEKPAAESVGNGGSKYSQEVMQSLSIMRIAMQGEGKFIFVGTLKMGHRHQYQEEMIQRYLSDAEERFLAEQKQKEAERKILNGGVGSGPPPAKKPEPDGGEELPTAPLVESKAVAFSAGYPGGFTIPRPAGAGVHCQEPRRQVAGGPCGGGLPPYATFPRQCPPGRPYPHQDCVPSLEPGSHSKDGVHRGALLPPPFRVADSYSNGYREPPEPDGWAGGPWGLPPTQTKCKQPNCSFYGHPETNNFCSCCYREELRRREREPGGELLVHRF; from the exons GGCGTTTGAACTGGTGGGTGAGTGTGGACCCTACCTGCCAGAGGCTGCTTCCTTTGGCAACTACTGGGGATGGAAACTGCCTCCTGCATGCAGCCTCTCTAG GCATGTGGGGTTTCCATGATCGGGACTTGATGCTACGGAAAGCTTTGTATGCGCTGATGGAGAAAGGAGCCGAGAAGGAAGCATTAAAACGGCGCTGGAGGTGGCAACAAACACAGCAGAATAAAGAG TCAGGGCTGGTTTACACAGAAGATGAATGGCAGAAGGAATGGAATGAGCTGATCAAGCTTGCCTCGAGTGAACCCCGCATGCATCTAGGTACCAATGGAGCCAACTGTGGTGG GGTGGAGAGTCCAGAGGAGCCTGTCTATGAGAGCCTAGAAGAATTCCATGTGTTTGTCCTCGCCCATGTGCTCAGGAGGCCCATAGTCGTTGTGGCTGACACCATGCTGAGGGACTCTGGTGGGGAAG CATTTGCCCCTATTCCCTTTGGGGGAATCTATCTGCCCTTGGAGGTCCCAGCCAGCCAGTGTCACCGCTCCCCTCTGGTGCTCGCCTATGATCAGGCCCACTTTTCTGCACTTGTGTCCATGGAGCAGAAGGAGAATGCCAAGGAACAAG CTGTGATCCCACTTACAGATTCAGAGCATAAGCTGCTGCCCTTGCATTTTGCTGTGGACCCTGGAAAGGGCTGGGAATGGGGCAAAGATGACAATGACAACGTCCGATTGGCCAG TGTAATCCTGTCCCTAGAGGTCAAATTGCATCTGCTGCATGGCTACATGAATGTGAAGTGGATCCCAGTGTCCACTGATGCACAG GCTCCCCTGGCACAACCTGAGTCCCCCACAGCCTCAGCTGGAGATGAGCCCCGGTCCACTCCCGAGTCCGGGGAATCAGACAAGGAGTCTGTTGGCAGCAGTTCCACGAGCAATGAGGGCAGCAAGCGGAAAGAGAAGTCAAAGAGAGGTCGGGAGAAAGACAAGAAGAGAGCAGATTCTGTGGCTAACAAACTGGGCAGCTTTGGCAAAACCTTGGGCAGCAAACTCAAGAAGAACATGGGAGGCCTGATGCATAGCAAGGGCTCCAAGCCTGGAGCGGCAGGCGCGGGCTCAGGGTTAAGCAGTGGCACCGAGACCCtggacaagaagaaaaagaactcgCTGAAGAGCTGGAAGGGTAGCAAGGAGGAGGCGGCTGGAGATGGGCCTGTCTCCGAGAAGCCTGCAGCTGAGTCTGTTGGTAATGGAGGGAGCAAGTATAGCCAGGAAGTGATGCAGAGCTTGAGCATTATGAGGATTGCAATGCAAGGGGAggggaaatttatttttgttggaaCCCTGAAGATGGGTCACCGTCATCAGTATCAGGAGGAGATGATCCAGCGCTACCTTTCTGATGCCGAGGAGAGATTCCTggcagagcagaagcagaaggaggcagagaggaagatcctgaatggaggggtggggagtgggcctCCTCCAGCCAAAAAGCCAGAGCCAGATGGCGGGGAGGAGTTGCCGACTGCCCCTCTAGTGGAGTCCAAGGCTGTGGCATTCTCTGCTGGCTACCCTGGGGGCTTTACTATCCCTCGGCCTGCTGGGGCTGGAGTCCATTGCCAGGAACCCCGGAGGCAGGTCGCAGGGGGTCCTTGTGGGGGGGGCCTGCCGCCATATGCCACTTTCCCCAGACAGTGCCCTCCAGGGCGACCCTACCCCCATCAGGACTGCGTCCCTTCTCTGGAGCCAGGCAGTCACTCCAAGGATGGTGTTCACAGGGGTGCATTGTTACCACCCCCCTTCCGAGTGGCTGATTCCTATAGCAATGGCTACAGAGAGCCCCCTGAGCCAGATGGATGGGCTGGAGGTCCGTGGGGGCTTCCTCCAACCCAGACCAAGTGCAAACAACCGAACTGCAGCTTCTATGGACACCCTGAGACAAACAACTTCTGCTCCTGCTGTTACAGGGAAGAACTGAGGAGGAGGGAGCGTGAACCGGGTGGGGAGCTGCTGGTGCACAGGTTCTAG